CGCTTGAGACCAGCACCACATCGATACGCGTGTCGTTGTTCAGGTTGGAGAAATAGAGGGTCGAGGACTGCATCCATGAGTCATTGACCTCGGAAGACCTGATCAGGGAGAAGTTGGCATATCCGCCCCTTACCTGACAGTTGTCCAAAATCACGTTCGAAAGCTCGCAGTTCGTGAAAGACGCATTGGAGAAGTATCCGTTGCTGAAGCTCATCCCGTCGTAGGCGTTCTGTATGTTGAACGTCAGCTGCACCGGCCGGGTGTTCTCGGTGGAAAGGGCAGTGACCGGCACCAGATACACGATGGGCAGGATGATGGTCATTACCATCGGCATGATCACCAGGCTCATCAGCACATAACGGTTACGGCGGAACTCCGAGAACTCCTTCCGCGCGATGGCCCACATCTTCTCGAAGCGGATCACTTGCCTTCGCCTCCGACGATGCGCAGGTATACATCTTCGAGCCCTTTCCTCACTTCTTCAACGTGGATAACGCTGGCCCCAGAACGGACCAGCTCGGAGACGATGGCTGGATTGTCCTTGACCGGGTCGTCGATGGTGAGATAGACCCGGTTCCCGTCCTGACGGAAGGCCTTGACGCCCTTCGAGGCCTGGATCAGCCGCAAGGTTTCCGCCGTTACCTCGCCCAGTTCGACCATCGTGGTCTTTCCGAAGAACTCGTTGGCCAGCTGCTCAGGTGAACCTTTGGCCAGCAGTCGGGTCTTGAGGATCCCGATCCTGTCGCAAAGCTTCTGAGCCTCGTCCAGATGGTGGGTGTTGATGAATATGGTGCGGCCTTCCCGCTTCAGTTCCATGAGGTAATTGCGGACGGTGATCGAGGAGACCGGGTCAAGACCGGAGGTTGGCTCGTCCAGGAACAGGTACTTCGGGTCGTGTACCAGCGCCCGGGCGATGGCGATCTTCTGCTTCATCCCTTTCGAGAACGAACCGACCGCATCGTTCTTGCGGTCCAGGATATCCAGCGCCTGCAGGAGCTCGGTGATGCGAGGAGAGCGTTTGTCAGCGGGAACGCCGTACATCTTGGCATAGAAATCGAGGTTCTGATATGCGGATAACGATTCATAGAGCCCAGGGTTCTCCGGGAGCAGTCCTATGTTCTGACGGATCTTGATTCGGGATTCCTTGTCATTGATGTCCAAGCCATCCACGAACGCCTGGCCCGAGGTGGGCTCGATGAGGCAACAGAGCATCCGGATAGTGGTGGTCTTCCCCGCTCCGTTCGGGCCCAGGAATCCGAAGACCTCCCCATCGTTGATGGTGATGGTGAGGCCCTCGACCGCCACTGTCTGCTCGAACTTCCGGGAAAGCTCTAACGTTTCGATCAGGGGTCTTCCACTCCATCAGCCTTTCAACGAAGCTGGCCGATTCTCCAGCCACTGCTTCAGTTCCTCGATGTCGATGTTCAGCATGACCATGTCACCTATGGTCCGTATATCACTGGTCCTGATGACGATCCCCGATCCGGACATCATCTTCTTCTTGATGTTCAGATCATCTTTCGTGGCCTTGTCCAGCCTGACATCGATATAACTGATCTTCCAGTTGTCCTTAGGATCGAAGACCAGGTTGTCAACATAACCGATCTGCCGGCCTTTCTTGCATATTACCCTCATCCCGGTCAAGTTCCCGAAATTGAGCGGCCATAGATTTTCATTGACCAAAGCACCTTTGATATCCACCAGGGAAACGCTAACGGTGATCATGTCCGAGACGCTGGCGACCGCTCCAGTGTTGATGAAGGCACGCGATGACCCGATCGTTTTCTTCTTTTTGTCCATGGCCATTTCCAGGCCCTTGGTCACGGTGACGCGCAACGCCGAAATACGCCAGTGTTCCGGATCGATGCTGACCCCTTCCACTGATCCGACGATAATTGCATCCGAGGAGATGACCTCCTTCCCCATTACGTCCTCCATTCTAACCATTAATTTGCACCTGGACGATAATCATACGATACTATGATAAGGATTTGCCATAAAAATCGGAATGTGAAAAATTGGCCGTGTGCAGATCTGTTGATCGTAGGCATTGCTTCGAAAACTGAAATCGATAAGGACAAGGTATCGCGATGCCAGCATAACGATGGTTAAGAGATATGATGACATCCGAATAATTCATTTATATTATAATTACGATTTTGATATACGAAGTATCGTAAATCATCGCCGACATTCATTCAAATCCATGATTTTTCTGATATTACCAATGAAAAGCTCCACAAATCTTGTGAATAAACGAAATCACATTAAATATTGCTACATAGGTAAAAGAGACGTGTATCCCATGACCACGGACGACGATGTTAAAGT
This genomic stretch from Methanomassiliicoccales archaeon harbors:
- a CDS encoding ABC transporter ATP-binding protein: MAVEGLTITINDGEVFGFLGPNGAGKTTTIRMLCCLIEPTSGQAFVDGLDINDKESRIKIRQNIGLLPENPGLYESLSAYQNLDFYAKMYGVPADKRSPRITELLQALDILDRKNDAVGSFSKGMKQKIAIARALVHDPKYLFLDEPTSGLDPVSSITVRNYLMELKREGRTIFINTHHLDEAQKLCDRIGILKTRLLAKGSPEQLANEFFGKTTMVELGEVTAETLRLIQASKGVKAFRQDGNRVYLTIDDPVKDNPAIVSELVRSGASVIHVEEVRKGLEDVYLRIVGGEGK
- a CDS encoding PRC-barrel domain-containing protein, producing the protein MVRMEDVMGKEVISSDAIIVGSVEGVSIDPEHWRISALRVTVTKGLEMAMDKKKKTIGSSRAFINTGAVASVSDMITVSVSLVDIKGALVNENLWPLNFGNLTGMRVICKKGRQIGYVDNLVFDPKDNWKISYIDVRLDKATKDDLNIKKKMMSGSGIVIRTSDIRTIGDMVMLNIDIEELKQWLENRPASLKG